Genomic segment of Pelmatolapia mariae isolate MD_Pm_ZW linkage group LG6, Pm_UMD_F_2, whole genome shotgun sequence:
CACTGAATTTATAAGGACTTGAAACCATACACTCCTAAGGGTAGAGGTTACTGAAGTTACAAAGCAAACCAAAGGGAACCAAGAGCCATTTTCACACAGATTTTTCTGAGGATTCTTTTGTGTCGTCATGCGCACATTGGTCAAGATTTGTCTGCAACcactggttgctagggaaaaatgtgtattccttAACTGCTTGGCAGTGATTCATGGAAGCTACTGGCTGTCGCTGGATGAAATCAGATGCAAAGAAGGTGCAAAGAAGGTTCAGTAAGTTTATTTTAATTAGAATGAAAAGGTTATTAATCACTGAATAAAATCCCTAAGGATGCAAGTGGAAACATCACAAATGATGAAAGCAGTATTCAAAATGAAAGACTGAATAAACTGGAACTGTATGGCGCAAAATGACAGTGcaatatataaatgaataaataaacagaaatatccATTAAAAACAGTGCACTGCTGTCATGTCAAGTCAGCTAAGAGCCCAAGTAGTGCAAGCTGGCAACCCGGATTAAGATAAATGAGACTTAACCTGTTTGAATGTCACATGATCTGATCCCCTGATTGGTGGTGCTGCGAACACAATTCGCTTTgctgacaaagtgaagcagcTTTTACAGATTTTTGCAAAAGAAGACCATTTTGGAAGAAGCTCAGAGTGGGATTTAGAGAGGTTTGAAGCAAAAGCATCTGATTATTGAAAACAGACTAAGAGCTTTCACCTGATATCATTTTCTCACTTTTGATGAAAGTCGTGTTTCAAGTCTTTTGTATCTGAAGTCTTCGACTAGAGCACTGGTAATGATAACATAAAGTAACAGTAAttataatacacacacacacacacacacacacacacacacacacacacacacacacacacacacacacacacacacacacacacacacacacacacacacacacacactactttAGTTACCCCAGAATTTTAGAGGCAAATGTTGACTTTTTACTCCACCATATTAATTTAAAGGGGCGTTGCTTTTCAAATTGTACTTAGAAAACATACACTGATCAGTAACTGACagattaaattaatattttaatgtttcctGTGGTGTCCATTTTCAGGAGGACTGTTGGTTGTGTCTATTGATATATTGTCCTTTTTGTTTCTACAGGTTATACAGTGGAACGTTAtgtgtattttctttaattaaacaCTGTTATATCCAATTTTTTTATGCAGCATCTATTCTTGTGAACAAGAgtgctccttttttattttctccaagtgatccaaaaaaaacaacaaacagttgAAGAAAATCATAAGATGAATGTATCCATGGCGACATTGAGAAGTTCCCTTTCTGAAGCTTATTGAATGTTTTCAACATCATAGCCTTTTAAACTAAATGTCACGATCAGAAGACAGATCTAATTGCAAAACCTATGGACACACCTGCACATCTACACAGTGGATGCCCTAAAGCATATTGTGCTTTTTTGTCCTTGTGGACCTTAATGAGGGCCGTCATTAATATAATGAAATTCACTAAATTCAAAAGGACTTGAAAGTAGTGACTGAGACCATACACTCCTCAGGAAAGAGCTTACTGAAGTCACAAAGTAAGGGAACCATGGGCCATTTGCCCACAAATTTCTATTGAGGTTTCTTTTGTGTCGTCATGCGCACATTGCTCAAGAGTTGTCTGCAACcactggttgctagggaaaaatgtgtattccttAACTGCTTGGCAATGATTCACGGAATTTGCTGGCTGTTGCTGGAAGGAATCAGATACAAAGAaagtgctgcaccaaaaacctcctagTTATCGCTGGTTTTCctgtagtttttcatgtttgtctacCAGCCCAACGGTAGTAACACTTGAACAAGTGTGATGCAAAAGCCTTCAAAGTAAAGGTTGTGTCTCTGCTCTGCAGCCAGCATGTTTCAAGAAGAACAaatcttttactttgaaggcaaacggGTCTTCAATTCTGGTTCATGttgcacttttcacagtttcactataGTGGATAGCTGGACAGGCTTTGTAGACAAATCTGCCACTTTCTTTAAAACTAAGACAGCAGCAAAATTCCAGCAACCAAAGCAAGGAGATTTTACTAATTGAGGAATAAACATTTTCCCTAGCAACAGCTAGTTGCCATGGGGTTACTGACCAGTCTGTAGCACAGCATGAGTGGGATGAATTAACAGTCATTTTCCCTGTCACTGCCATCACATTCAACAACCACTCACAACCAGGGAATTTCCCATTTTTCTTCACCATTTCTGGTTGCCAGATGGTCGTGAACTGGTccctaggcctgtgtgactggggcctAGACGTGGCTACTGGTCATGGGTCTGTAAAACCTCAACACAACCAAAACGTTTTTGCAACCAAAGTGTCACCTCTGCTAGCCATTAGAAATAAAGAAAGTTTAAGGCACTTCTGTGCAGGTATCACTTTTTAGACCAGTgaaaacccccccccaaaaaaacacatGCCTTGGAAAAATGCCTTCAGCTactggaaaacacacatgctTATTCTGCATTAATTATATGCTTCATCTACCCACCAGTCCTGAACAGCACAGAACGACTCCTGGCTCGTGATATCGTACATGAGCAGAAATCCCATGGCTCCTCTGTAGTAAGCTGTGGTGATAGTCCGGTAGCGCTCCTGCCCAGCTGTGTCCTGTAAACACACATTGAATGGTGGATGAATTATTTTTACTGGCCCAACTCcagaaatcacacaaaaatgaagaaacaaCAACCCTACTGAAATTCGATTTCAACACATATAACACATTACTCAAAAGCAACAtgaaagcttaaaaaaacaacacttaaagttgtttgcaaaatgaaaacatgacagggaagtaaaagtaaaaaaatggTTAACTCTGCAGaaaatgtagcttgccatcaccagtgtgtgaatgtgtgtgtgaatgggtggatgactgaatgtagtgtccCTATGGACTTtgggggtccatagggactaagtaaagcgctatgcaaatacaggccatttaccatttaccaaaagcaaaggtgaatcacgAACTTTCTTAGAATAGAATAACCCCTCCCTTTTAAAATGTTGATGCTGCCACACCCTGGAAGCACACTAGGACACACTCTCAGGTCTTGCCTACATCTTAGGGGACATCTCCAGATGGTATTTTTCCTCTTCATGTTGCCTTGGGAAAAACCTTAAAGTAACAAACGTAACACTCCTGTGGATTCTTTGAAACTGCAGTAAGAAAACTAAGACTTTGAAACTAACTTCTTTAAACTTTCTCCCATGTAATGTGATGCCAGCAGCTGCTATGGACCTCATTAACACCACTGACTCTAATTGTACACATTTTTGGGCTTGTCAGCAACCTACAATTTATGTCACATGTAGCTGCGCTTATTTTAATGGTCCTAAGAAATCCCATTAAGTTCCTCAGCAGCCAATAACCCCGATTCTGAAGTGAAGGGCtcataacaaaacattttcacaacCAATATACTGCATGTCTTTCCTGGATATAAAACCTCAAGTCAACCAGCTGGGACGTTAAAAATCTGCTTGCTTGTTAATGCATCGGTAATAAAAATTTTACTGCTATTTATCTGAATTTTAATATGGTTATCTTTTATACTACTGGTTCATCATTTCACTTGGCACCTTCCTTGTGTGAAAGTGTGCAGCTGTATCATTGTAAAGCGCAGCCGAGAAGGCATGGCCCGCTGAATACATTAACTTCAAAAAAGATGCATTACTTTCATCTAACAGGAGTACTGTGGGTGAGTCCTCGCCTTCCACTAACATTCAGTAATAGATCTGTCCTGGGTGTCAGTCTGCGCGGTAAGCACATTCGGCTCCTGCAGCTCAAACCCATGCATCTTTCATGAACCCCGCCGTCTGGGGACAATGTTAAACATCAACTGTTATTAACTCCAGAGAGTGAGAAATTAGTTCACATCCATGACAGGCTGCAGCATGTAAGAGGGcaaatcagggaatgggaagaGGATAAACACTCCATGTTGTGTAACAAGGCTTTGAAAAGCTCTATTCATTTGGCCCCTCCTTCTGTTGAAGATGTATTTTAAAACCTCTTTGCCACAGGTAACGACCCCACATAAATTACGGCTCCGACTTTAAAGAGACTGCAGCATTTTATAGTCAATTTTGTTGATATATTGTGTGTCAAAGCTGTTCTCTGTACAGTAGATTTTTACTCCGGTGTAGGGAGACCGGAGTAAAAATCTTCCTGAGCATTCAAGTGGAAATTATTAGGGACTTTTAAGATCTCAGTGATGTTCAAATGGAGCTACCTCTACATTAAGTGCCTCTAGGAGCATCCCAGACATCTATCACAGTCAAAGtagttaaaacaacaacaacaaaaaacggAAAGGTTTTGTGTGACAGCTTGATTAAGATTACATTTGGTCAAACTGCAACACTGCCAGCGAGCTTTTAGTTCTTGGCTGCTGCAATGAATAAACATCTTTCAGTGAGTCAACAAACCTTGTTCTTGTCCTAATCATTATAACTATGTGCATGTGGTGACAAACAGTTTGAaagcaggaagaaaaaacaggtgtttttctttggttggaaccccccccccccgaagtAAAATTAGTGTCTATTCTTCCACGTCTTcagattacaaaaaaaaaagagtcttgGTTAGTACTTCAGCAAAACACCACAAACTATTACTTAAATTATGAGGACTGAAGACATAATTACACTAGTGTATAAGCTGCTATTGTGCTCCCAATGGCCTAAACCACCTCTCCTCTTGCCCTGTTAATAGAGGTCAAATACCAGGTACAGAagcacaaaagaaagaaagaaagaaaaaaaacagcagatgaGAGAAAAGAAATCCTTTGCTTCGAGGGTTTAGGGGTTTTTCTATCCTAAGGACTTCTTAAAAATACTACTCAGCAGTGCAGAGGCTCTATCTCATGCCCAATCTCACCCAGATCTGTAGCTTGACCCGCTTGTTGTTCCTGTAGATGGTCTTGACTTTGAAGTCGATGCCCACCGTGCTGACAAACGCTGAAGTGAATGAGTCATCTGCATATCGGAAGAGGAATGAGGTCTTTCCCACGCTGCTGTTGCCGATGATCAGCAGCTTGAACATGTAGTCAAAGTTTTGGTCGGCTGGATCTCTCCGCTCCTGAGCCGCTCCTGGATCTCTGGCTAAAGCCATCTATCAAATGATGACAGACAAAAAGGAGAGGCACATGTGTGATCACTGAGATGCGCtataaagcatctttctttttgttgttgttgataaatGTTGTCTTTTGTGTTTCTTGTATTAAATATTGTTTGCAGCGGTTTGTAGTGGTTGTGTGtctacatttttgttttctgtagtGTCTGTTGTTGATTGCTGTCCCTTCAAAAGTTCTGCAAGTTACCTGTGGCTGGTAATCCTACATATACTCACtgaccactttattaggtatgccATGCCAATAATGGGTTGGAACAATTTTGGCCTTTACAATTTCCTTAATTCTTTGttgcacagattcaacaaggtgctggaaatatttcatcagaagatgggtacacgatggtcataaagggatagaCGTGGTCGACAACAATACTGAGATGGGCTGTGGtctttaaacaatgctcagttgtGACTAAGAgctcaaagtgtgccaagaaaatatcccccacaccatcacagcaccaccagcctgaactgCTATAAGGTAAGATGGATCCATGCTGATCTTGCAATCGATTTCTGCTGTGACTCATCAggccaggcaacatttttttttcaatcttctACTTTCCAATTTTGGCGAACCCGGGTGAACTATACCCTCATTTTTCCTGTTCttggctgacaggagtggcCAATCTAAGTAAACCCTAGACATGGCTGTGCAGTCCCaggagatcagcagtttctgagatGCTCAGACCAGctcatctggcaccaacagTAATGCAACATTTAAAGTCAAGCTTCTTCCCAATTGCAATGCATGCCATGTACTGCAGCAGCTCATCTTGATCACGTCTACATGCCTAAACGTACTGAGTTGCCATGCGATtggttgattagatatttgcattaatgagcaattgaacaggtgtaccttaCACCTGTTCAATTGCCAGCAGCAACCAGCAGATTAGATGGAAATATGTTGGCTGTATTTTTtccataaaacaaaaataacacaagtaCAAGAACAACACAGAATAGGTGTGGCTGTAAGGCAGTTAAGGACAATTACATAATTGCAGGCTCAGGGTGCTGCACTGGGTCAAGTGCTGGTAAATGCATACATGTACAGGAAGAAACAGGATTGTATCTACTAGTTCCTGTTTTTAATCAGTCACATAACTACTTGGCTGTAATGCATACAAAAATAATCTAATAGAGTCTGACTTGCCAGTAATCTCAATATATTGCGCAATGATGTCTTATAGCAAAGACAGGAACATGTGACCATGGTAGGGAACGTCGATGCCGATGTCAGACACGTCATCTGCACAATCAAATGCCCATTGCCAATAAATTTTAAATAAGGAATTTTTAGACAAAGGCAATGCAGATACACTCCTATAATTGAACATAGTCAAATTTACCGGCTAATCCTTTCAATGTTAGATGATTAGCTAAAGTATGAGCTCATGTTAGAGTTTTTCTTAAATGTTAATATTGGAGgtttaatgtttgtttgaattaaaaaaaaagaaaaaaaagatggcaactgaaaacaaaaaaggaggcGGAATACTAAAGTTAAGAAAAGCACTGGCTTTCGCAAAATCCAGGATTACCAGTATATCAGCTGTGGTGTCACAGTGATAAATATCAGCTATTTGAGAATTCAGGTTAACACTCAGACGTCTGAAATCCATCCACACTAATAGCTGAGCAGATGCTGATGTTGGTAAATGGaagtgttattttaaaaatggtcCGTCTTCCTCCCTGATCCCTCTTAGCGCTTATCACTGTGCTATGAATCACATCCAGGGCGTGCTCCTTACTCTTTTTCCTCCCTGGACCGGTCACCTCCTGCTCTCTCCATCCATTTGTCACAAGAACACATGTTAAAAACTTATAGGATCGGTAGAGACTGAGCGGTGGGAAGGGGGCAATAGATTCTCCCCCGCTTGTGTATTTTATCTATCACCCATCTGGTCATTCATTCACCCAGTGACACTACTACttaaatgcacacacaaacacactccttAGTCTCATTTATCTTCCTTCTCTCCTCACATATTCATCCATCTATGCATCCCTCCTGTCATCATCCGGCCAGCCAGCTTCCCTCCCACTCTTAACTCTCTCCTTCCTCCATCACTCGGCATCAATCCATCTACATTCATCTATCTACCCcccttctccctctcctcctcctcctcctcctcctccacccccacccccctcctcttctctcAGGGGTTGAGTCCTGCTCCTCCTTGGCTGCTGAGAAGTCTCTGGAGACCAGCTCAGCATTACAGCTTCCAAGATCATAAAAGAGGGGCTGAGCGGCATGCTGCTGTACACACTCAGCAGAACATCAATATCCGCGCATGCGCCTACATCAGCATGAAAGTACCTGGCACACACtgaagtatgtgtgtgtgtagggttGTGTATTTACTTTAGCTTGGGAAAACATGTCAACTCTCATTAATGCACATTCAATATTTGACTTCAGAGCATCTGACGCCTGGTTTGTAACTGCTTCAGTCAGTCAATGCAGTGCACGAGAGCAGCTGTTTCACGGGACACTTCATTGCCCCACTTGTTGACACCGAATCCAAATATCTGTGCACAAATTAGCCCGATTAACCACGAACACAAAGTTCATATTCTGAAGCCACCGATGACACTTGTAGCCTATAACTAACTAAGAGTCCAAGTTGCCTACACCGCCTTACCATACGGCAGCTCAGCTACAAACCTGATGACATTTAACAGCCCCCGTCTGCCTTTGCATACAACTGTGAGCGAATGCAAATTACCTCGGGTGTTGTTTATGGGTctgtctcctctctccctcccgaaGTGTTCACACGTCTACCTGAAAGTCGATGAGTGTGTGctggctgctgcagctgctgctgtcttTCGGGCTCTCCTGCTCAGGTGTTCCTGTCCCGGATCTCCACACTATGCATGTGCATATCTATCACTGGGACGTCCAACACGCAACCTGTCAAGTCATGCCCAATATGAATCACGCACTTCCGGTataaactttcaaaataaacataaaaaaagaaagctgacgtTTTAGGGTAACATACATCTGAGTGCAAATTCATGGCATTTGGGTGTATTTGTTTCCAGGAGTTCAGACAAAGTTGGCTCACCCTCTGCATTTCTATGTAAATTAATAAAGGATAACAATTTGTTCATCTCGGGGTTTTATATAGTAGGCAATCTGCACCCACTGATGGCAACCGAAGAAAACTAATAAATAAGTTGAGGGAGAGCTGAAGGTGTTGAGAAAATCTTCGAACTCCATTTCATAATGAGCTGAGCAGTGTAGCTAAGCAACAAGCCATGCTCCTTGATACCGATACTGTTTTCTCATTACTTGGCCATCTTgtgcaaagaaaaacagaagaagagatTTTTCAAACTCAGTAAACACGAAGCTATCATTTTGAGTCAAATGcaactgaaacatttaaaatcaagcgatcatttattcaaataattaaggAAATTAAGGAAATCATGAAGGAAAATGGGCTTGGTATACCAATCAAGTAAATTTCATTTGATCAGGTTCCATTACACGTAGACTTTTACATTGTACTTATATAACAAAATTACACGGAAAATTTACATGTAATTAAAAGCAGCATTTTGGGcacaattattttattttttcttttgagtGTACGATCAGTTCTCGATGGTCAAAAATCGAGTTTATATtggtttattttgaaggttattGCCAAATTTCCGGTATTCTGTTGTCTCACCTGCTGGTGAACGCACTTTCAGTAGTAAGCCTTCcgataaaacaaacagaaagtaaaaaatacaaaactatataaataaataaacaaaattccCAGAGCAGCTAAATAATGTGTTGACTTGTGCAACAGTTAGGCATCCAAATCTCATGAGCTCCCAGGTTTACTGGACACCGACACGGTAAATAAAATTGTCTGATTTTGTGGAGCTACCAGCTGTGGCGAACCCTTGTATGAATAAAGGAAAAGTAGCTTTTTCTCTTACCATTTACTAAACTGCACTTCAAAATATAACCTTCTAAAACACTTCAAGTGTTCGGTCACACAAA
This window contains:
- the LOC134629272 gene encoding ras-related protein Rab-3D-like translates to MALARDPGAAQERRDPADQNFDYMFKLLIIGNSSVGKTSFLFRYADDSFTSAFVSTVGIDFKVKTIYRNNKRVKLQIWDTAGQERYRTITTAYYRGAMGFLLMYDITSQESFCAVQDWATQIKTYSWDNAQVVLVANKLDLEDDRQVPTEDGKRLAKELGFHFFEASAKDNINVKQVFDKLVDVICEKMNESVNGDANPATNHKGDGLKDTPNSSRGGCAC